One genomic segment of Paenibacillus durus includes these proteins:
- a CDS encoding VanW family protein — translation MRKTHGALIALIGLILVASLVYGGLYLYAGQRSVPKGTMLAGWSVGGMDIAEARTELDRKMEVLHVIPITLTGDGETEIRITLKEAGISYNADRFLKNLDQLTDGSLLERVKARRGFAKTWSLEAGWDSAVLKRNLSPQWERTAFGEPVNATRRITESDQIVYTPGETSLRVDWNSMEASLRAALPRSFDRLEAVPSTGITAKLPLKIVQPDVTVESLREQGVARKIAEFSTSLGSSGPGRSYNVESAAKAVNDTLLPPGGIFDYGKAIEKAEKTTGFREAPVIVSGRLQPGVGGGICQVSSTLYNAALRTGLEIVERRNHSLPVSYLPKGQDATFSQGSINFRFRNNTGRYLLIRSAVQGRALTVKLFGTFPQNVSYEVESRTVEILSPGRRTVSDASLPAGASRTLQNGKAGYVVETYLTRKVDGKAVDRKKLSRDTYRPQQTLVAVGPGGTRSAAPEPSERPLVEDGIRKNN, via the coding sequence ATGAGAAAAACACATGGCGCCCTGATTGCGCTAATCGGACTAATATTAGTGGCTTCGCTAGTATACGGGGGGCTGTACTTATATGCGGGACAGCGCAGCGTGCCGAAGGGGACGATGCTTGCGGGCTGGAGTGTCGGCGGAATGGATATCGCGGAGGCGCGTACGGAACTGGACCGGAAGATGGAAGTGCTGCATGTAATCCCGATCACACTGACGGGAGACGGGGAAACAGAGATCCGGATTACGCTTAAGGAAGCGGGCATTTCATATAATGCGGACCGGTTTCTGAAGAACTTGGACCAACTGACGGACGGGAGCCTGCTGGAGCGGGTCAAGGCCCGCCGCGGCTTCGCGAAGACATGGAGCCTTGAGGCCGGCTGGGACAGCGCTGTGCTGAAACGAAACTTGAGTCCTCAGTGGGAGCGGACCGCTTTCGGCGAGCCTGTGAATGCCACCCGGAGAATTACGGAGAGCGACCAAATCGTCTATACACCGGGTGAAACCTCCCTCCGGGTTGACTGGAACAGCATGGAAGCCTCGCTTCGGGCCGCGCTTCCGAGAAGCTTCGACCGGCTGGAGGCTGTGCCGAGCACGGGCATCACCGCTAAGCTTCCGCTTAAAATCGTGCAGCCGGATGTCACGGTAGAGTCGCTGCGGGAACAGGGAGTGGCCCGCAAGATTGCCGAATTCAGCACCTCGCTGGGCTCAAGCGGTCCGGGGAGAAGCTACAACGTGGAATCGGCGGCAAAAGCGGTGAATGATACGCTCCTTCCCCCGGGGGGAATATTCGACTACGGCAAAGCAATCGAAAAAGCGGAGAAGACCACCGGCTTCCGCGAAGCCCCGGTCATCGTGAGCGGCAGGCTTCAGCCGGGCGTCGGCGGCGGAATCTGCCAGGTATCCAGCACGCTGTATAACGCGGCGCTGCGTACGGGACTTGAAATCGTGGAGCGGCGTAACCACTCCCTGCCGGTAAGCTACCTGCCCAAAGGCCAGGATGCGACATTCTCCCAGGGGTCGATCAATTTCCGCTTCCGCAACAATACCGGCCGTTATTTATTAATCCGATCCGCCGTGCAGGGCCGCGCGCTGACCGTCAAGCTCTTTGGCACCTTCCCGCAAAACGTATCATACGAGGTTGAGTCGCGGACCGTGGAAATCCTGTCGCCCGGCAGGCGGACGGTTTCCGATGCATCCCTGCCGGCCGGCGCTTCGCGCACGCTCCAGAACGGCAAAGCCGGATATGTCGTTGAGACCTACCTCACCCGCAAGGTAGACGGCAAGGCCGTAGACAGAAAAAAACTGTCGCGCGACACCTACCGGCCGCAGCAAACCCTTGTCGCCGTCGGCCCTGGCGGAACAAGATCAGCCGCGCCGGAGCCCTCCGAGCGTCCGCTGGTAGAGGATGGAATAAGGAAGAATAATTGA
- the ftsE gene encoding cell division ATP-binding protein FtsE, translating into MIEMQDIWKTYPNGTHALQGVSVKIDRNEFVYIVGPSGAGKSTFMKLIYREESPTKGQISVGGFNIGKLKPRKIPYVRRNIGVVFQDFRLLPKLTAFENVAFAMEVIEAPRKQIKKRVNEVLDLVGLRSKANREPSQLSGGEQQRIAIARAIVNNPSVIVADEPTGNLDPETSWGIMQLLDEINFRGTTIVMATHNRDIVNKMRKRVLAIEHGQIVRDQLRGEYGYEF; encoded by the coding sequence ATGATCGAAATGCAGGATATCTGGAAGACATATCCTAATGGCACCCATGCACTTCAAGGAGTGTCGGTCAAGATCGACCGCAACGAATTCGTATATATCGTCGGCCCGTCGGGCGCGGGCAAATCGACGTTCATGAAATTGATTTATAGAGAAGAATCGCCGACCAAGGGCCAGATTTCCGTGGGAGGTTTCAATATCGGCAAGCTGAAGCCGCGCAAAATCCCTTACGTGCGCCGCAATATCGGTGTAGTATTCCAGGATTTCAGGCTGCTTCCGAAGCTGACGGCTTTTGAAAATGTCGCGTTTGCGATGGAGGTTATTGAAGCGCCGAGAAAGCAGATCAAGAAGCGGGTGAACGAGGTGCTCGACCTGGTGGGCCTGCGTTCCAAAGCGAATCGCGAGCCTTCCCAGCTCTCCGGCGGGGAACAGCAGCGGATCGCCATCGCCCGGGCTATCGTCAACAATCCTTCCGTCATTGTGGCGGACGAGCCTACGGGCAATCTGGACCCGGAGACATCATGGGGTATTATGCAGCTGCTGGATGAAATTAATTTTCGCGGCACAACCATAGTTATGGCCACCCATAACCGGGATATCGTGAACAAAATGCGCAAACGTGTTCTGGCCATCGAGCATGGACAGATCGTCAGAGACCAGCTGAGAGGAGAATACGGATATGAGTTTTAA
- a CDS encoding S41 family peptidase, with product MLKKSTAAFMVIAALLCGSLLTLAVTGSLFSGQAAGESAASILANGGLAQNEAKKLGTTLGLIEGNYYQSVDRSKLIDGAVNGMMEALGDPYSNYMAKETAEKFEESIEGSFTGIGAEVASDNGKVVVVSPIKGSPAEKAGIQAKDIIASVNGTTLTGMDLNDAVAKIRGPKGSTAVLVIQRSGSAQPLTFNIKRDNVTLETVYSTMEQNGIGVIEITQFSLNTADRFKEELAKLEKKGFKGLVIDVRNDPGGVLPVVIDIAEQFVPRDKTIVQVENKNKERELTTSKGRGKDYPVAVLMNKGSASASEILAGALQQSAGAKLIGENSFGKGTVQTSFDKQLGDGSLLKITIAKWLTPNGTWIHGKGIKPDIAVAQPDYFSVTPIDKSKLLQYNSNSPNVKSAQTMLDGLGYKPGRKDGYFDTGTKDAVKKFQSAAKLKVTGIIDAKTAEALEAALIKAIRNPENDNQRNRGIEEIRKEIGAKASNS from the coding sequence ATGTTAAAAAAGAGCACAGCGGCTTTTATGGTTATCGCAGCTCTGCTGTGCGGCAGTCTGCTGACGCTGGCTGTGACGGGCTCGCTCTTTTCCGGACAAGCTGCCGGAGAAAGCGCGGCATCCATTTTGGCAAACGGCGGGCTTGCGCAGAACGAAGCGAAGAAGCTTGGGACGACGCTTGGCCTGATCGAGGGCAATTACTACCAGAGCGTGGATCGAAGCAAGCTGATCGACGGCGCGGTTAACGGGATGATGGAAGCGCTCGGCGATCCTTATTCAAACTATATGGCCAAGGAAACGGCGGAGAAATTCGAAGAGAGCATTGAGGGCTCGTTCACCGGCATTGGAGCCGAGGTCGCCTCGGATAACGGTAAAGTCGTCGTTGTGTCGCCGATTAAAGGCTCGCCGGCGGAGAAGGCCGGAATTCAGGCGAAGGATATTATTGCCTCCGTGAACGGAACAACGCTTACAGGAATGGATTTGAACGACGCGGTCGCCAAAATCCGTGGCCCCAAAGGCAGCACAGCGGTCCTCGTCATCCAGCGCAGCGGTTCCGCGCAGCCCCTGACGTTCAATATCAAACGGGATAATGTGACATTGGAGACGGTCTACTCCACTATGGAGCAGAACGGCATTGGCGTTATTGAAATTACGCAGTTCTCGCTGAACACCGCCGACCGCTTCAAGGAAGAGCTGGCCAAGCTGGAGAAGAAGGGATTCAAAGGTCTTGTCATTGACGTCCGCAACGATCCCGGCGGCGTGCTGCCGGTTGTCATCGATATTGCCGAGCAGTTTGTGCCAAGAGACAAGACGATCGTTCAAGTCGAGAACAAGAACAAGGAACGTGAACTGACGACCTCCAAGGGCCGCGGCAAGGATTATCCGGTTGCCGTCTTGATGAACAAAGGCAGCGCGAGCGCTTCGGAAATATTGGCGGGAGCGCTGCAACAGTCCGCCGGAGCCAAGCTAATCGGCGAGAATTCCTTCGGCAAGGGAACGGTGCAGACCAGCTTCGATAAGCAGCTCGGCGACGGCAGCCTGCTAAAAATTACGATTGCCAAATGGCTGACGCCGAACGGGACATGGATTCACGGCAAGGGAATCAAGCCGGATATCGCGGTGGCGCAGCCGGATTATTTTTCGGTGACGCCAATCGATAAGAGTAAGCTGCTCCAGTACAACTCAAACAGCCCGAATGTGAAGAGCGCACAGACGATGCTTGACGGTTTGGGCTATAAGCCGGGGCGTAAAGACGGATACTTTGACACCGGTACGAAGGACGCGGTGAAGAAATTCCAGAGCGCGGCCAAGCTGAAAGTTACCGGTATTATTGACGCCAAGACGGCGGAGGCGCTGGAAGCCGCCTTGATCAAGGCGATTCGAAACCCGGAGAATGACAATCAGCGCAACCGGGGAATTGAAGAGATACGGAAGGAAATCGGGGCGAAGGCGTCGAATTCATGA
- the argH gene encoding argininosuccinate lyase, with product MSKLWGGRFTKGTNKLVEEYTASIGFDKALAEEDVQGSLAHVTMLGKCGILPQEDVETIKEGLQKVLEKVRAGEVEFSVSDEDIHMNIEKQLIGEIGPVGGKLHTGRSRNDQVATDMHLYLRNRVVELTDLLHGLQEALIEQAKDNVETIVPGYTHLQRAQPILFAHHLLAYVSMFRRDAERLTDSYKRINVLPLGAGALAGTTFPIDRHFVAEQLGFDGVYENSLDAVSDRDFIVEFLANASLIMTHLSRLSEELVLWSSTEFSFVELDDAFCTGSSIMPQKKNPDVPELVRGKTGRVYGNLIGLLTVLKSLPLAYNKDMQEDKEGMFDTVATLTGALQLFAPMIATMKVNKGRMREAVNTDFSNATDIADFLVGKGLPFRQAHEVIGKTVLYCINEGKFLLDLTLDEFKQFSPLFDENIYAVLQPEAVVNARNVYGGTATVQVQAAIGRAEGNLLEAKKWVAEHAAKL from the coding sequence GTGAGCAAACTGTGGGGTGGACGTTTCACCAAAGGAACGAACAAGCTCGTGGAGGAATACACGGCCTCTATCGGCTTCGATAAAGCGCTGGCGGAAGAAGATGTGCAGGGCAGCCTGGCGCATGTGACGATGCTTGGCAAATGCGGGATTCTACCGCAGGAGGATGTAGAGACGATTAAGGAAGGGCTTCAAAAGGTGCTGGAGAAGGTTCGCGCTGGTGAAGTCGAGTTTTCTGTCTCGGACGAAGACATTCATATGAACATTGAGAAACAGCTGATCGGGGAGATCGGACCGGTCGGCGGTAAGCTGCATACGGGACGAAGCCGCAATGACCAGGTGGCGACGGATATGCACCTGTACTTACGGAATCGGGTGGTCGAGCTGACTGACCTGCTGCATGGGCTTCAGGAAGCGCTGATTGAGCAGGCCAAGGACAATGTAGAGACGATTGTGCCCGGATACACGCATTTGCAGCGGGCGCAGCCGATTCTGTTCGCGCATCATCTGCTTGCCTATGTCTCGATGTTCCGCCGGGACGCGGAGAGGCTGACGGACAGCTACAAGCGCATCAATGTGCTGCCACTGGGAGCCGGAGCGCTGGCGGGAACGACATTTCCGATTGACCGGCATTTTGTAGCGGAACAGCTCGGCTTTGACGGCGTCTACGAGAACAGCCTGGATGCGGTCAGCGACCGCGATTTTATCGTCGAGTTCCTGGCGAACGCCTCGCTGATCATGACGCATCTGTCGCGTCTGAGTGAAGAACTGGTGCTGTGGAGCAGCACGGAGTTCAGCTTCGTGGAGCTGGATGACGCCTTCTGTACAGGCAGCAGCATTATGCCGCAGAAGAAGAATCCGGACGTGCCGGAGCTTGTGCGCGGCAAGACGGGCCGTGTTTACGGCAATCTGATCGGCCTGCTGACGGTGCTGAAATCACTGCCTCTGGCGTACAACAAGGACATGCAGGAAGACAAGGAAGGCATGTTCGACACGGTTGCGACGCTGACTGGCGCTCTTCAATTGTTCGCGCCGATGATTGCGACGATGAAGGTCAACAAGGGACGAATGCGGGAAGCGGTGAACACCGATTTCTCCAACGCGACGGATATTGCGGATTTCCTGGTTGGCAAAGGGCTGCCGTTCCGCCAGGCGCATGAGGTGATCGGGAAGACAGTGCTGTACTGCATCAATGAAGGCAAATTCCTGCTCGATCTGACGCTGGACGAGTTCAAGCAGTTCTCGCCGCTGTTCGACGAGAATATTTACGCCGTGCTTCAGCCGGAAGCGGTTGTCAATGCGCGTAATGTATACGGCGGCACGGCAACAGTGCAGGTGCAGGCGGCGATCGGACGGGCGGAAGGGAATCTGCTCGAAGCGAAAAAATGGGTTGCGGAGCATGCAGCGAAACTTTAA
- a CDS encoding murein hydrolase activator EnvC family protein: protein MRKIAAGLAVLLLSAVMFQPSEGYAKKPSVAEIDKQLKQLQQDVKNAKSQQEKAAAQGQQAQHYKIKTNQNLQVVLGQIEVVKGEMKQISAKIDNTEESLKTTASELDAAQERVDSRQKLIESRVRLMYTDGAVSYLDVLLSSKSFSDFLDRADSLKLIVDQDQDLLDQHKRDEATVTQKKKELEGQYAQAKQLYTDLESQRSVLKDKEAEKQELIAYYDKAIEDAEDISQEQNAKLVQLASQRAALEDQKDRLKAEEAARRAAAAKAAAAKRAAEEAARRAAASASSSGDSGAEHGGDDSSSTYASGSGPLLLPVGNARVSSPYGYRIHPVTGERKLHTGVDFAVPQGTDIHAAEAGTVIVAEWWSGYGYCVVIDHGGGMWTLYGHIREGGIKVSVGDKVERGQTIAESGATGRVTGPHLHFEVRIDGKPVEPMDYL from the coding sequence TTGAGAAAAATAGCCGCCGGTTTAGCCGTATTGCTGCTGTCTGCCGTAATGTTCCAGCCCTCTGAAGGATATGCCAAAAAACCAAGCGTTGCCGAAATCGACAAGCAGCTTAAGCAGCTGCAGCAGGATGTGAAGAACGCGAAATCGCAGCAGGAAAAAGCGGCTGCCCAAGGCCAGCAGGCCCAGCACTACAAGATTAAAACGAACCAGAATCTGCAGGTTGTGCTTGGCCAGATTGAAGTGGTCAAGGGCGAAATGAAGCAGATATCTGCCAAAATCGATAACACCGAGGAATCTCTCAAGACGACGGCTTCCGAACTGGATGCAGCGCAGGAGCGGGTGGATTCGCGGCAGAAGCTGATCGAATCCCGCGTGCGTCTCATGTATACGGATGGAGCGGTATCTTACCTTGACGTGCTGCTCTCTTCCAAGAGCTTCTCGGATTTCCTTGACCGCGCGGATTCGCTTAAGCTAATCGTGGATCAGGACCAGGATTTGCTGGATCAGCATAAGCGGGACGAGGCGACCGTTACCCAAAAGAAGAAAGAGCTTGAAGGGCAGTACGCTCAGGCCAAGCAGTTGTATACCGATCTGGAATCGCAGCGGAGCGTCTTGAAGGATAAGGAAGCCGAGAAGCAGGAGCTGATCGCTTATTACGACAAGGCTATCGAAGATGCGGAGGATATCAGCCAGGAGCAGAACGCCAAGCTGGTCCAGCTCGCAAGCCAGCGGGCGGCGCTCGAAGACCAGAAGGACAGGCTGAAAGCTGAAGAAGCGGCCAGAAGAGCAGCGGCGGCCAAGGCGGCAGCAGCGAAAAGAGCGGCCGAGGAGGCGGCAAGAAGAGCAGCAGCGTCGGCCAGCAGCTCCGGCGATTCCGGCGCGGAGCATGGCGGGGACGATTCGAGCAGCACCTACGCCAGTGGCAGCGGTCCGCTGCTGCTGCCCGTGGGCAACGCGCGGGTGTCCTCGCCGTACGGCTACCGGATTCATCCGGTGACGGGAGAGCGCAAGCTGCATACCGGCGTTGACTTCGCCGTTCCGCAAGGCACGGACATTCATGCTGCCGAAGCGGGCACCGTCATTGTCGCGGAATGGTGGAGCGGATACGGCTACTGCGTGGTGATCGACCACGGCGGCGGCATGTGGACGCTGTATGGCCACATCCGCGAGGGCGGAATCAAGGTTAGCGTAGGTGACAAGGTGGAGCGCGGACAGACCATTGCGGAATCGGGCGCCACCGGCCGGGTAACCGGACCGCATCTTCACTTCGAGGTGCGGATTGACGGAAAGCCGGTCGAACCGATGGATTACTTATAG
- a CDS encoding CBS domain-containing protein, whose amino-acid sequence MTTTAISTDLKLADLMRPAPIVYDHHTCRQALRLMFEHPESKCLVLCNPVDEPVGLLMSEMFFLKVSGRFGMDTFYKEPAMKLAHKAPLTVDITTAPHTVLAMAMDRHPMQQNDCIIVTDGGKLAGAVYVADLLALQ is encoded by the coding sequence GTGACAACAACGGCAATATCGACCGATCTTAAGCTGGCCGATCTTATGAGACCTGCGCCGATCGTTTATGACCACCACACCTGCCGGCAGGCGCTTCGTCTGATGTTCGAGCACCCGGAGTCCAAATGTCTTGTCCTCTGCAATCCGGTAGACGAGCCGGTGGGGCTGCTCATGAGCGAGATGTTCTTTTTGAAAGTATCCGGCCGTTTCGGTATGGACACATTCTACAAAGAACCTGCAATGAAGCTGGCTCACAAAGCCCCGCTGACTGTCGACATCACCACTGCGCCGCATACGGTTCTGGCAATGGCGATGGACCGCCATCCAATGCAGCAGAACGACTGCATTATCGTCACTGACGGCGGCAAGCTGGCCGGAGCCGTTTATGTCGCCGATTTGCTAGCCCTGCAGTGA
- a CDS encoding alpha/beta hydrolase, translated as MALIECRHYSETLGLSTSMTVILPQKTKTQIGMRSTARSGLHPTLYLLHGLSDDHSTWLRRTSIERYVANLGIAVVMPQVHRRFYTDMAYGGRYWTFISEELPALARSFFPLSAEREDNFVAGLSMGGYGAIKLGLRKPEAFAAAASLSGALDVAHLHINHGNAMSKQEFEMIFGTEDISGTDEDLLALIRKIDASSGPKSMLYQCCGTEDFLYEDNLRFRDAARATSLSLTYEESPGTHEWGYWDTKIQDVLAWLPLRV; from the coding sequence ATGGCTTTAATCGAATGTCGTCATTATTCGGAAACACTGGGACTAAGCACGTCGATGACGGTGATTCTACCGCAGAAGACAAAGACACAAATCGGAATGAGAAGCACTGCTCGCAGCGGCCTGCATCCTACCTTGTACCTGCTGCATGGATTGTCGGATGATCACTCCACTTGGCTTCGCCGCACTTCGATTGAGCGCTATGTCGCGAACCTGGGGATTGCGGTCGTTATGCCGCAGGTGCATCGCAGATTTTATACGGACATGGCTTACGGAGGCCGATACTGGACCTTTATCAGCGAGGAACTGCCGGCACTGGCGCGCTCGTTCTTTCCGCTGTCGGCAGAGCGTGAGGATAACTTCGTGGCAGGCTTGTCGATGGGAGGCTATGGGGCAATCAAGCTGGGGCTTCGCAAGCCGGAGGCTTTTGCCGCTGCTGCCAGTCTATCCGGAGCACTGGATGTGGCGCATCTTCATATCAACCATGGTAACGCTATGTCCAAACAAGAATTTGAAATGATTTTTGGCACTGAGGATATCTCTGGAACGGATGAGGACCTTCTAGCCTTGATCCGCAAGATAGACGCCTCGAGCGGACCGAAGTCGATGCTGTACCAATGCTGTGGTACGGAGGATTTTTTGTATGAGGACAATCTGCGTTTTCGCGATGCCGCCCGAGCTACCTCCCTGTCTTTAACTTATGAGGAGAGCCCGGGAACTCATGAATGGGGATACTGGGATACCAAAATTCAGGATGTGCTGGCCTGGCTGCCGCTGAGAGTGTAG
- the ftsX gene encoding permease-like cell division protein FtsX, with amino-acid sequence MSFKTFLRHVREGFKNVFRNGWMSVASITSIVVSLLVLGVFILLVLNVNSLADKADSQVQITVHLTLETNQALRETLQNEIGSMPEVSKIQFVPKDQGLEELRKDLGPDADNILEGFDKDNNPLNDAFRVEVVKATTVPFVADKIKALNDTHPEKPIYKVKYGEGAVETLFKITRTIRNVGFVFVAGLGVMSMFLISNTIRVTILARRKEIGIMKLVGATNAFIRWPFFIEGALIGLLGSLITVGVLYAGYTGLNTSIKGDPLMGWRLLPFTDIWMQLSGLLVGLGVLIGIWGSTVSIRKFLKI; translated from the coding sequence ATGAGTTTTAAAACCTTCTTGCGGCATGTGCGGGAAGGCTTCAAGAACGTATTCCGCAACGGCTGGATGTCGGTGGCCTCCATCACATCCATTGTCGTCTCCTTGCTCGTGCTGGGCGTCTTTATTTTATTGGTATTAAATGTAAACTCACTGGCGGACAAAGCGGACAGTCAAGTGCAGATCACCGTTCATTTGACCCTGGAGACGAATCAAGCGCTGCGTGAGACGCTTCAGAATGAGATCGGCAGCATGCCCGAGGTCAGCAAAATCCAGTTCGTCCCTAAAGATCAGGGGCTGGAGGAGCTGCGTAAGGATTTGGGGCCGGATGCCGACAATATACTGGAAGGATTTGACAAAGATAATAACCCGCTCAATGACGCATTTCGGGTGGAAGTAGTGAAGGCGACGACCGTGCCGTTTGTGGCGGATAAGATCAAAGCGCTTAACGATACTCATCCCGAGAAACCGATTTACAAGGTGAAATATGGGGAGGGCGCCGTGGAGACTCTGTTCAAAATCACGCGCACGATCCGCAATGTCGGTTTTGTTTTTGTCGCAGGGCTCGGTGTCATGTCGATGTTCCTGATTTCAAATACGATCCGGGTGACCATACTGGCCCGCCGCAAGGAGATCGGAATTATGAAGCTGGTGGGGGCGACGAATGCCTTCATCCGCTGGCCGTTCTTTATCGAGGGCGCGCTGATCGGGCTGTTAGGCTCACTTATTACCGTCGGGGTATTGTATGCCGGTTATACCGGTCTGAATACGTCCATAAAGGGTGATCCGCTGATGGGGTGGAGACTATTGCCCTTTACCGATATCTGGATGCAGCTGAGCGGTCTGCTGGTCGGACTTGGGGTGCTGATTGGCATTTGGGGAAGCACCGTGTCCATCCGCAAGTTTTTGAAGATCTGA
- a CDS encoding PDZ domain-containing protein yields MLASLGNAALHMLAQPFYYIALLFIGLYFRRQTLLERRLIHVKLHSWGREIWRAIWTGLAAGILVSLAAVLLGVSVTGPAVVCIWVVSLVLLLFRVRYFCFAYSIGLLGVIQFVLSFFPGFLPGGLGGEAVTAVRGMDIPALLALAAILHVVEALLARWQGPALATPLFLEGKRGRVVGGYRMEAFWPLPLFLLVPAGAGVGVLPWPTLLGGGLGLVSLPVVIGFSQLTTGMLPQSKAARASRRLLLCGAVLLGLALLAARYSPLTLLAALAALLLHEGLVWYGALEERRSSPFFVHPPHGLKVLAVLPGSPAQELGILPGEILLKVNGEALTGKAQQLHEALRKSPAFCKLEVQNAAGESKYLQRAIYDGDHHLLGVILAPQPDEYTTAPEKPAGIVGIALMKTGARRRPAGASALPSQMETTAAQEIAAAQEVAAAQETATAREAAATLPGPGTPGPLSGSGRAKSAKR; encoded by the coding sequence ATGCTGGCAAGCTTGGGGAATGCAGCGCTGCATATGCTGGCGCAGCCCTTTTATTATATCGCTTTGCTGTTCATTGGCCTTTATTTCCGCAGGCAGACGCTGCTGGAGCGGAGGCTCATTCATGTAAAGCTGCACAGCTGGGGCAGGGAAATATGGCGCGCCATATGGACCGGTCTGGCCGCAGGTATTCTCGTCTCGCTGGCAGCCGTCCTGCTCGGCGTTTCGGTAACGGGTCCGGCAGTTGTCTGCATCTGGGTGGTGAGCCTAGTTCTGCTGCTGTTCCGGGTGCGGTACTTCTGCTTCGCGTATTCCATCGGCCTGCTTGGTGTTATTCAGTTTGTTCTGTCCTTCTTCCCCGGCTTCCTTCCTGGGGGCCTTGGCGGAGAGGCCGTGACAGCGGTTAGAGGAATGGATATTCCCGCGCTGCTTGCTTTGGCTGCCATCCTGCATGTGGTCGAGGCGCTGCTCGCCCGCTGGCAGGGGCCGGCGCTTGCGACGCCGTTGTTTCTGGAAGGCAAGCGCGGCCGGGTGGTGGGCGGATACCGGATGGAGGCATTCTGGCCGCTGCCGCTCTTTCTGCTCGTTCCCGCAGGCGCGGGAGTCGGCGTGCTGCCGTGGCCGACGCTGCTCGGCGGAGGCCTCGGCCTTGTCTCGCTGCCTGTCGTCATCGGCTTCAGCCAACTGACGACGGGCATGCTGCCGCAGAGCAAAGCCGCCCGCGCCTCACGACGGCTGCTGCTCTGCGGCGCCGTCCTGCTGGGCCTCGCGCTGCTCGCGGCCCGGTACAGCCCGCTGACGCTGCTCGCGGCGCTCGCGGCTCTGCTGCTGCACGAAGGGCTGGTGTGGTACGGCGCTCTGGAGGAGCGCCGCAGCAGCCCCTTCTTCGTGCATCCGCCGCACGGCCTGAAGGTGCTGGCCGTGCTGCCCGGCAGCCCCGCGCAGGAGCTGGGCATCCTGCCGGGCGAGATCTTGCTGAAGGTCAACGGCGAAGCGTTGACCGGGAAGGCGCAGCAGCTGCATGAGGCGCTGCGCAAGAGCCCGGCGTTCTGCAAGCTGGAGGTGCAGAACGCCGCCGGCGAGAGCAAGTACCTGCAGCGCGCCATTTACGACGGCGACCATCATCTGCTGGGCGTTATTCTAGCGCCCCAGCCGGACGAATATACGACGGCGCCGGAGAAGCCGGCCGGCATTGTTGGCATTGCCCTCATGAAGACGGGCGCCCGTCGCAGGCCGGCCGGCGCCTCGGCACTGCCGTCCCAGATGGAGACGACAGCGGCGCAAGAGATAGCGGCTGCGCAAGAGGTGGCCGCTGCGCAAGAGACGGCCACAGCGCGCGAGGCGGCCGCTACGCTGCCCGGACCTGGAACGCCGGGACCGCTTTCAGGCTCCGGCAGAGCGAAATCGGCGAAACGATAG